A part of uncultured Acidilobus sp. JCHS genomic DNA contains:
- a CDS encoding DNA topoisomerase I, archaeal, whose protein sequence is MAVIAEKPKAASRIAQALGQATLCRIGGIPVYYVRFNGQLLVIVSSAGHMFGPTTAVEGLPVTELKWEPLWSFERRSKRLRPYYEVLAKTLPGALAYISACDYDLEGSTICYKIIEAFGDLKRARRAKFSSLTAGELRKAFMNLGPLDVNNAMAGVARAELDWLWGINFSRLLMRAYRMTVGKRLSLSAGRVQTPTLAEAVRRWMGRNSYVPVPSLSLSAELEVDGVKFRARPDGWEPKTRAEAQAIVREVKERGYMVTASYKSEEESIRPPPPFNLTDLQEEAARIHGLSPYRTQEIAEDLYLSALISYPRTESQRLPPDLDYKGVLTALARQREFSALVSDLLRETGGVLRPVEGPKRDPAHPAIYPTGETPREPLDKYHRAIYELIVRRFMAVFARPLVIARAEATLRDSAGRPWRASGQRVIRRGWTHYYPYVSLEEAQLPQLRIGQRADLVSASVRVVWPASGVRLSRLALLEWMESNDLGTKGTRARIIETLLRRGFLETKGKRAEVTELGYAVYKTLAAAAPELVSVELTRDFERKLELIVHGKLSRDAVVSEAKQYVSDLVRKYGQQIEVIGRRLAELAGAVRPARTCPICGRPASGELCELHELALKELNEKLDMIAERLGLSRSEALRAVANRRSTGVWAREAAQYLLRKLK, encoded by the coding sequence GTGGCAGTGATAGCGGAGAAGCCGAAGGCAGCTTCCAGGATAGCGCAGGCCCTCGGCCAGGCAACCCTCTGCAGGATAGGGGGGATCCCCGTTTACTACGTGAGGTTCAACGGCCAGCTTCTAGTGATAGTCAGCAGCGCGGGCCACATGTTTGGCCCCACCACGGCCGTTGAGGGGCTGCCTGTAACTGAGCTTAAATGGGAGCCCCTCTGGTCATTCGAGCGAAGGTCTAAGCGCCTTCGACCTTACTATGAAGTTTTGGCGAAGACGTTGCCCGGCGCCCTAGCCTACATCAGCGCCTGCGACTATGACCTGGAGGGCAGCACGATCTGTTACAAGATAATAGAGGCCTTCGGGGACCTTAAAAGGGCCAGGAGGGCCAAGTTCTCATCATTGACCGCTGGTGAGCTCAGGAAGGCCTTCATGAACCTGGGCCCGCTTGACGTGAATAACGCCATGGCTGGCGTCGCTCGGGCAGAGCTTGACTGGCTGTGGGGTATAAACTTCTCAAGGCTCCTGATGAGGGCCTATAGGATGACCGTTGGGAAGAGGCTGTCGCTTAGCGCTGGCCGCGTCCAGACGCCGACGCTAGCTGAGGCCGTGAGGAGGTGGATGGGCAGGAACTCCTATGTCCCTGTGCCATCCCTGAGCCTCAGCGCGGAGCTAGAGGTTGACGGCGTCAAGTTCAGGGCTAGGCCAGACGGTTGGGAGCCCAAGACGAGGGCTGAAGCGCAGGCCATAGTTAGAGAGGTCAAGGAAAGGGGCTACATGGTGACTGCTAGCTATAAATCAGAGGAGGAGTCCATAAGGCCTCCTCCTCCGTTCAACCTCACAGACCTTCAGGAGGAGGCAGCGAGGATCCACGGCCTATCTCCCTATAGGACGCAGGAAATAGCTGAGGACCTTTACCTCTCAGCCCTCATAAGCTACCCCAGGACCGAGAGCCAGAGGCTCCCTCCTGACCTCGACTATAAGGGCGTCCTGACAGCCTTAGCCAGGCAACGGGAGTTCTCTGCGCTGGTCTCAGACCTGCTGAGGGAGACAGGAGGCGTCCTCAGGCCGGTTGAGGGGCCTAAGAGGGACCCAGCCCACCCAGCTATATATCCCACAGGCGAGACCCCAAGGGAGCCTCTGGACAAGTATCACAGGGCCATATACGAGCTCATAGTCAGGAGGTTCATGGCTGTCTTCGCAAGGCCGCTTGTGATAGCAAGGGCGGAGGCCACGCTCAGGGACTCCGCGGGCAGGCCCTGGAGGGCCTCAGGACAGAGGGTAATTAGGAGGGGCTGGACTCATTACTACCCCTATGTGAGCCTTGAGGAGGCCCAGCTCCCCCAGCTCAGGATAGGACAGAGGGCTGACCTGGTCTCTGCTAGCGTAAGGGTGGTCTGGCCTGCTTCAGGCGTGAGGCTCTCAAGGCTGGCGCTGCTAGAGTGGATGGAGTCCAACGACCTTGGGACCAAGGGCACTAGGGCCAGGATCATAGAGACTTTGTTAAGGAGGGGCTTCCTCGAGACTAAGGGCAAGCGCGCAGAGGTCACGGAGCTCGGATACGCCGTCTATAAGACTCTGGCTGCCGCTGCGCCCGAACTGGTCTCCGTCGAGCTAACTAGGGATTTCGAGAGGAAGCTCGAGCTCATAGTCCACGGCAAGCTCTCGAGGGACGCTGTTGTTTCCGAGGCCAAGCAGTACGTCAGCGACCTAGTTAGGAAGTACGGCCAGCAAATAGAAGTTATAGGGAGGAGGCTGGCAGAGCTGGCAGGAGCCGTCAGGCCAGCAAGGACGTGTCCGATATGCGGAAGGCCGGCTTCAGGCGAGCTCTGCGAGCTTCACGAGCTCGCCCTTAAGGAGCTTAACGAAAAGCTAGATATGATAGCTGAGAGGCTGGGCCTTTCCAGGTCTGAGGCGCTAAGGGCTGTCGCCAATAGGAGGTCCACGGGCGTCTGGGCCCGCGAGGCGGCCCAGTACCTGTTGAGGAAGCTTAAGTAG
- a CDS encoding putative uridylate kinase, whose translation MSGARQLRSVRLRKGGSAVIKFSGSLIYPPSASYFSDLREAVKVLLDEGWRIAIVVGGGEVAREYIRTLRALGVPESLLDEIGIESANLNALSIALALYPLSPPTVPRDLREAVRISQEGLVPVLGGLQPGQSTNAVAAVLAEAIKADLLVNLLNGVNGVYTGRPGEPGSRKIDSLTYSQLEEIISGKEQVAGGYELFDRVALEIIKRSRLTLVFADGRNPAVLVKVIRGEGVGSWVRP comes from the coding sequence GTGAGCGGGGCCAGGCAGCTGAGGTCGGTTCGCTTGAGGAAGGGCGGCTCTGCTGTCATTAAGTTCAGCGGGTCCCTGATCTACCCTCCATCAGCCTCCTACTTCTCTGACCTAAGGGAAGCTGTAAAGGTCCTGCTTGATGAAGGCTGGAGAATAGCTATCGTAGTGGGCGGGGGCGAGGTGGCCAGAGAGTACATAAGGACCCTGAGGGCCTTGGGGGTCCCTGAGTCATTGCTTGACGAAATAGGCATTGAGTCAGCAAACCTCAACGCGTTGTCCATAGCCCTGGCGCTTTACCCGCTCTCGCCCCCTACCGTGCCCAGGGACCTGAGGGAGGCCGTCAGGATCTCGCAGGAGGGCCTTGTGCCCGTCCTTGGCGGCCTTCAGCCGGGCCAGAGCACTAACGCTGTGGCAGCGGTCCTAGCTGAGGCCATTAAGGCTGACCTCTTGGTGAACCTCTTGAACGGCGTTAACGGAGTTTACACCGGCAGGCCAGGCGAGCCCGGCTCCAGGAAGATTGACAGCCTTACGTACTCTCAGCTGGAGGAAATAATCTCGGGCAAGGAGCAGGTGGCAGGAGGCTATGAGCTGTTTGACCGCGTGGCCTTAGAGATCATCAAGAGGAGCCGTCTAACTCTCGTGTTCGCTGACGGAAGGAACCCAGCAGTCCTGGTGAAAGTAATAAGGGGCGAGGGCGTGGGGTCCTGGGTGAGGCCTTAG
- a CDS encoding DNA-directed RNA polymerase, subunit K/omega, with translation MSEGEPKLYPTAKDEIRIGPPFLTKYERAKIIGLRALQLDYGAFPLIDVEGSGIRKDPIEIARYELDHGLLPLSIVRHTPAGQVQIIPLKLLSS, from the coding sequence ATGTCAGAAGGGGAGCCAAAGCTTTACCCTACGGCTAAGGATGAAATAAGGATAGGCCCACCGTTCCTTACGAAGTACGAGAGGGCTAAGATCATAGGTTTAAGGGCCCTTCAGCTAGACTATGGAGCCTTCCCCCTCATTGACGTTGAGGGGTCAGGGATTAGAAAGGACCCCATCGAGATAGCCAGGTACGAGCTTGACCATGGCCTCCTACCCCTTTCCATAGTTAGGCACACGCCCGCTGGGCAGGTCCAGATAATACCCCTGAAGCTCCTGTCGTCCTAA
- a CDS encoding Ribosomal protein L21E, whose translation MRCNMVKAPKGYRHRTRRLLSKDLRERGAVPRASVMFYPYKEGDRVAIIIDPSFHDGMPHRRYHGLTGVVVGRRGRAYLVKVMLGDKEKTIITYAAHLRPLKS comes from the coding sequence GTGAGGTGTAACATGGTAAAGGCGCCCAAAGGCTATAGGCATAGAACAAGGAGGCTGCTCAGCAAGGACTTAAGGGAGCGGGGAGCCGTGCCGAGGGCCAGCGTGATGTTTTACCCCTACAAGGAGGGCGACAGGGTAGCCATAATCATAGACCCCTCCTTCCATGACGGGATGCCCCACAGGAGATACCACGGCCTTACGGGCGTCGTGGTGGGCAGAAGGGGCAGGGCCTACTTAGTAAAGGTCATGTTAGGCGATAAGGAGAAGACGATAATAACCTACGCCGCCCACCTCAGACCCCTTAAGTCTTAG